A window of Miscanthus floridulus cultivar M001 chromosome 12, ASM1932011v1, whole genome shotgun sequence genomic DNA:
ATCCTCATTGCATGCTCATTTCCCTTCCATCATTGGGTAATATTTATTACCTTACCAGTGTCATGGAAAATAAATCCCTGCAATTGATCACTGATGCTTTATTACCTTACCAGTGTCATGGATAATAAATCCTTGCGATTGATCACTGATGCTTCAGTAAGTTCTCCAATTTCAAGGGAGAAGTCTCAAGGTTTGGACCCCAGTATGCGAGGTAGGCCTGATGGTTTTACTGGAATTCTTCTTGCATTTGATTCATGCTTATTAAGAGGTCTATTTTTGCACTTCTGCAGATAAAGTTATCTATTCGTCTCCAAATTTTGATCCCAAAGTTTTCCTTTCGTGGGTCCACAAAGACACAAGCGCTGCTGATTTAGAGGCTGGTGCTCTCACCTTGAAAACTGATCTCAAAGGGAGAACACAGCAGAAAAAACAGTTAGTCAAGGAGAACTTTGATTGTTTCGTCTCATGCAAAACTACAATAGATGGTATTTATGTAGTTATTAGATACACCCATATTGCAGATAAATGTTCATGATCCTGAGTTTCTGGACAATGTTTTGCATCTCCTTGTAATACACACAGTTTTTTGCAGACATCGAGTCAAAATTGAGACAGATAGAGGAAGATCCTGAAGGTGCAGGTACTGCTCACTTGTATTCAGTGACACAAAAAATTAGTGGTGTGGCAAATCGGGCATTTGAGCCTCTATTTGAGAGGCAGGTATACAAACTGAGCTTTCTCTAGAACTATTGTTATTGCTTCAACATTCCTTCTTGAGTGCACTAAATTCTTAACTTCTAGTACAGGCCCAAGCTGAAAAGATCAGATCTGTTCAGGGAATGCTTCAAAGATTCCGGACACTATTTAACCTACCAAGTGCAATCCGCGGGAACATTAGAAAAGGAGAATACGATCTTGCTGTCAGAGAGTACCAAAAAGCAAAGTCAATTGTTCTTCCTTCCCATGTATGGCAACTTCCTATTTTGTTTTATCTGTATATGTTTATCCAATTGGATGGTGAAGCATGCATGAATGATTGACTGTATGGTATGATGTATTGTGCAGCTGACAAGATATTGTGCATGCATTGTCCAGCTCATGCATTCAATGAAATTAGGTTAATAGTGTGTTCCAGATTTTTGTTAAATTGATAAATTCTATATTGACCATTTTATACACAATGCCTTACGTATGTATCTTGTCAAATAATGGTCTCCACCCTTAACTGTAAGTGACCAATAATCACTGAGCATGGCTGATTCATGCAAATCTCTTGGAAATGCTAGGTTTAACGATCTAGTAACTCATGAATACTTAATCCTCTGAACTGACTTGTTTGTGTTTGGACCACTTGACCGTTTGATTTTGGTATCTTTTTGCTGTAGAAAATTATGTCTGATTCCATGCCGAAGTATAGCATGTGCAAATTTCTCCACTGTTTTGTGGCCCCATCGTTCATTGTTAGGCACTATATTGGCACAACAATAGATCTACTGCATTCAAAATGTTTACTATATGTTGTTATGTTGAACAACCTGCAGGTGGGGATACTAAAACGTGTACTCGAAGAGGTCGAAAAGGTGATGCAAGAATTCAGGGGCATGCTTTATAAGTCCATGGAGGATCCTCATCTTGACCTTGCTGAGGTTAGCGCCTTAGCGGAACATGGCTATATTATCTGTCTTTAGAGACATTTAGAAATTACCTACTTTTGTTGACAGCGAAAAATGGTTTAGCCTGCAAGTTTAAGTTTATGTATTATTGAACATTACCCGATAGGGAAAGCATAATAGAGGACAGATAGCAGATGATTATATGACACTGCTTATTTAAAATGGACTACTTGATTTCCTAGTACTTAACTATTTAACTCTATTTTAAGATTGAAGTTATCTGATGTTTTTGTTCTGTTTGCTTACTGATTTTGTTCTTTACCATTCAGCTTGAGAACATTGTTCGTCTACTGTTGGAGTTGGAACCTGAAACAGATCCAGTGTGGCATTATCTAAATATTCAGGTTGAATTTTATATAATCTAAATATGTGTGCTGTAATCTAACTGAGCTTTTCAATTCTGTGACTTCTGTTTGTATTATCTTTTTACTTATATCATAATATTTCCTATCAGAATAGCAGGATTCATGGATTGTTTGAAAAGTGTACTCAAGATCATGAATCGAGAATGGaagttttgcaaaataaaattCATGAAAAAGTGCTCTCTGATTCAAAGTGGAGGCAGCTGCAACAAGATTCAAATAAATCTGTGAGCATATCTTCTGTAGTTCAGCATATCATATTTACATGCTATTTTGTGTCTTCCCTATGTTAATGTAGACCTTTTTGTTTAGCTGGAAGTTGATTCTGCCATTGGTGATTCTCCTCGAGCTGATCAGTTGTCAACAAACTTTATGGCTGAGGAAGCTGATAGTTTAAGGGCCACCTACATTCGTAGGCTAACTTCTGTACTTATCCAGCATGTTCCAGCTTTCTGGAGATTAGCTTTATCTGTTTTCAGTGGAAAATTTGCCAAGGTAAGAACCTTACCAGTTGCATTACAATTTACAAGAAAAATGTAAATAGTTGACAGTGTAACTATATGGCTTAGCGACACTAATAAGTTTTTCTCACAAAGCATATAGCTCTGCTGAACCACAGAAACCTATAAACTCTTCCACCCCTATGGTTGTGCAATAGTAAACTGAAATTAAAGGGTATTTCTGATAATACCTGTCTGAATAATTATGCCTGCTTTACTCATCgtgaagaagatgagaatgaTCCTTCTTGTACTTATTTTTGTTTTGAAAAGAGAGATTTACATGGATTTGCTAATTATATGTATTATTTATTTTCAGGCAGCTTCTGGTAATGTAGTTTCTGATTCTGACATGAATGCAAAGCCAGCTGCAAATAAGAACGATGACAAAGGTGAAGTAAAGTACACAAACCACACTCTCGATGAAGTTGCTAGTATGGTTCGGGCTACTATATCGGCTTTTGACACTAAGGTGCAATTAGCGTGTTCTTTGGAATTTTAACATCGAACGTGATTGTTAGCAGTAAACATTTGATTGCATTAGTAATTAAACATGCTTTGACAACAACAGGTTCAGAGTACCTTCCGTGATTTCGAGGAATGCAACATTCTTTGTCCATACATGAGTGACACTATAAAAGAAATAGCTAAGGCCTGTCAGACTCTTGAAGGGAAGGATTCGTCTCCAACTGCTGGTATGGCTTCTTAATTAGAGCTTTTCCAAAATCTGCAAAATTCGTCTTGTATCCTGAATGTGTTAACAATTATGCCAGTAAAAATGTTGCGCACCCTTCATTTTGAAATGACAAAGCTTTACATTCTACGGCTCTGTTCATGGATGCGGGCAACAACTAAGGAGATATCAAAAGATGAGACTTGGGTTACTTTATCCACCCTTGAGAGAAACAAGTCTCCGTATGCAATTTCATGCATGCCCCTGGAGTTCCGTGACATAACAATTTCAGCAATGGACCGGATTGATACGTAAGACTGCTTTATTTCTACGTATTACATCTTTTTGCAGTTTCTTATGCTGCATTATTTCCAAAGCCCTGTGAAAGTTGTTTTGTTGCATTGTTACTTAGCAATTGGCCATCTTTTttaatatactccctccattccaaattataagacattttggcttttctagattcttAGATTtcactatgcacttagatatacaccatgtctagatacatagtaagagcaatgtatctaaaaaaccaaaacgtcttataatttggaacggagggagtatttgctAATAGATAACTATTGCTTTTGCTGCACTTAAGCAGTATTCCTTTTTGGCAGTAGGTAACTAAGTATAGTTTTTACAGTCAGGATTCAGGAAGGAATTTGCCGTACCGTGTTGTATAAATTTTATTGCTACAGTAGTCTAGCTTTAATTGTTGTAACGATCAAGCTAAGCTTTTGGCATTAATAACCTAAAGGTTTGTGCCTTTTGTGCTACATGTTTCTGATTATCCTGTCTTAACTATGAATGAATCCTTTCATCTGAGTTTCAAGGTTTGTGTCTCTCTTGTCTCTTGCTCTGCAAAATCTGAAATTTGTCTTGAGCACAACCTTCTAAAGTGATGACACATCAGTAGGCTCTATGTTCAGTATATTCTAAGTTCTAAGccccatccccccccccccccctctctctctctctatccccGCGCTGCAAAATTTGGGAATGGCAAGTACTTTCCTGCCTTCATTTTTGGTAGTGCTGAACAGGTTTCTAATCTGTGTTTGTTTATTTCAGTATGATTCTTAATCTGATGAGCGAGACTGCGAAGTCATTTGACATTTCTCAACCACTTCAGGAAATTAATGAGTCTGTCAGACTTGCATTTTTGAATTCCTTTCTGGATTTTGCTGGTACGAATTTCTCTAAGAAGTAGGTAGAGGAACCTTTTTAGCATCATTCTCTAGTTATGGTCTCTGAAAATCTTTGTAATTGCTTTAGGTTATCTGGAGAGGTTCGGAGGTGAACTAACTGAGAACAGACCAAACAAAGAAAACAATTATGTCCAAAACGGATACATAAATGGTACTAGAGAAACATCTGCTAACACAGATGGAGATTTGCACAAAAAGCTGCTGGTTGTTTTGAGTAACATTGGGTATTGTAAAGCTGAACTTTCAGAAGAACTGTACACCAAATATAGACACATTTGGTCTCCAGCCAGGTACCTGATAGCATTCATGAAGTCTCCCCCTCCTTCCCTGTGTGTTGGAAAGCATGTACTCATTATAGAAGCTGTTCTCAAGGTATGTCTAATCTATTCAATGAAAATTTTGTCACAGGAATAATGATGAGCGAAGTTCTGACATGCGAGATCTGATGACTTCTTTCTCTGCACTTGAAGAGAAAGTCCTGGACCAATATACTTTTGCAAAGGTATGATACACAATTCAGGACATAGAGTTGATTAACTACGAATGCATGATTTAGCAAAATTGATTTGGTCATATATATTATAACCCCAGTATCTTCCTTTCATATAGGTGAGAATCTGATACAGATATAGTGTTCTCCTTTCGGCCATTCCTCAAATAGTACAAATAATTTCTGAAAACTTACTAAAGCACACGAAATGAACTGGGAGaactaacaaactttgttttagtgTAGCTTCATAATTACTTTACTTTTTGTAAGAGCACAGCAATTTTTTTGGAAGTTCCAGTTATTGTGATAAATACTGGAGCTATTTTGTTTGCTTTGATATATTGTTATATCATACTGTTTTGTGCCTTGGACAACTGCAAATAGCAGTTTAGAATAGTTGTCACAGGTGCCATAGCACTTAATGAAGCGCTAGGAAGTTTCACTGATCTTGTGAATGCTAGGGACAACTGTAAATCTGATGTGTTATGAAATTTCATAGGCCCTACTTGATGCTAGAGAAATGTTTTCTTGAATATCAATATTTTAACTTTTTGCACATTATGGTGTTTACCTTTGCTTTACTAATCCTGATATTTTGTTGTTGTTTGATTAGTCAAACTTGATCAGAAGTGCTGCACAAAGTTATCTTTTGGATTCTGGGATTTATTGGGGAGCAGCACCAATGGTAAAGGTATGTAGTATAAATTTAAAACACAAAGTCCATTTATGTTGTGGCACTGTATAAAAGGGCgtaccagtgcagagagctcccgctctgtgcggggtctggggaagggtgttagtggcaagccttatcctcAATGctaggagaccgcgactcgaacctgggaccttccggtcacaggcggtaagactctaccgcttgcactaggcccgcccttcGTTGTGGCACTGTATGTGTTCCAAAAAAATTGAAACAATGAAAGGTATGATGGATCTCGAATCTCCATCATGCGATTTAGTTCAAACTTTGTAACATCTTGCTATTTACTGCAAGATCAGTTACGTTCAGAATATGTTGTGGATTACAACTGTGACTGTCGTTTGGGTACATTTATGGAAATGGCTTGGCATCCTTGTGTTTGTTGTTGTACCAATGTCTCTTGTTGTCTTGTGAAACTACAATCTCATCAATGTTATTGCTTTCTCGTTGCAGGGCATTCGAGATGCAACTCTTGACTTGCTGCACATCCTTGTAGCAGTACATGCAGAGGTTTCCATCAATTTATTTTCTTATTTTGATTATTTATTAAACCTTGTCATGACATCATTGTCTTTCCTGAAATGCTTGAAATTGGCATAAGAACAAACACTTTTACTGGAATTTTGGTGTGATTTTTGGGCCCACAGGTTCTATGTCAATACTGTTGTATTCATATTTGCATCAGCAAAAAGCCCCGATGCTAAGTGAAGTAGCTGAAATTTTAGTATTTTTGTAGTACTGGGTACAGTGTTTGTCCATCTGGTTGGTGACAACTCACAAATTTTACTCTTAGGATGGGTGTCTGGAAAGGTTATTTATGTGCTTTTCACCTTCTAATATATGAAATATTGTGcataataagaaaaaaaaaatacttagCATTCTTTCAAAGTTTGTTTGAGTTATTCATTACTTAGATAAAGAAATGCTAATGAAAGTCCCAGCCTCCTATGCTGTTCATTTTGGGAATGGCCATCC
This region includes:
- the LOC136498421 gene encoding exocyst complex component SEC5B-like produces the protein MASDSDVDEDELLQMALQEQAARDLSHQRPPAANKPVVNLVRPPAPNARGGGNARAGGAAAKARQPSRGGDEDDDSEVELLSISSGDEDDNPRARGPPPPRGGGGGGGRSGARRTALRDDGDFDDEEPRSWKRVDEAELARRVREMREAKVAPNIQELDQKAAAAAAAARKALTTVQTLPKGVEVLDPLGLGVMDNKSLRLITDASVSSPISREKSQGLDPSMRDKVIYSSPNFDPKVFLSWVHKDTSAADLEAGALTLKTDLKGRTQQKKQLVKENFDCFVSCKTTIDDIESKLRQIEEDPEGAGTAHLYSVTQKISGVANRAFEPLFERQAQAEKIRSVQGMLQRFRTLFNLPSAIRGNIRKGEYDLAVREYQKAKSIVLPSHVGILKRVLEEVEKVMQEFRGMLYKSMEDPHLDLAELENIVRLLLELEPETDPVWHYLNIQNSRIHGLFEKCTQDHESRMEVLQNKIHEKVLSDSKWRQLQQDSNKSLEVDSAIGDSPRADQLSTNFMAEEADSLRATYIRRLTSVLIQHVPAFWRLALSVFSGKFAKAASGNVVSDSDMNAKPAANKNDDKGEVKYTNHTLDEVASMVRATISAFDTKVQSTFRDFEECNILCPYMSDTIKEIAKACQTLEGKDSSPTAVKMLRTLHFEMTKLYILRLCSWMRATTKEISKDETWVTLSTLERNKSPYAISCMPLEFRDITISAMDRIDTMILNLMSETAKSFDISQPLQEINESVRLAFLNSFLDFAGYLERFGGELTENRPNKENNYVQNGYINGTRETSANTDGDLHKKLLVVLSNIGYCKAELSEELYTKYRHIWSPARNNDERSSDMRDLMTSFSALEEKVLDQYTFAKSNLIRSAAQSYLLDSGIYWGAAPMVKGIRDATLDLLHILVAVHAEVYSGARPLLEKTMKILVEGLVDIFLSVFHENKTKDIRMLDANGFCQLMLELEYFETVLQTYFSPEAQQAMKSLQENLLEKACESVAEAMENPGHQRRPTRGSEDAASDDRQPSVSPDDLLVLAQQYSSDLLQGELERTRLNIACFMESTLQSTAAPAGSKPAAYSSYQAQVPQHAPVQTSSPSFRRQQTGTSSPVVSRRRR